The genomic stretch CTTTGTAAAAGATGAAATATTTGAAGCTACAGGATCTATTGAGGCTGAATTTAAATTAAAAATAAAAGATTAACCCCGATAAAGATAATCGGGATTAAGTTTCTAATGCCTCTTTTGATATTTTCATGGCGCAAAATTGCCCGCACATTGAACAAACATCTTCCGATTTAGATTTACGCCGCTCATGGATTAATCTTGCTTTATCAGGATCAATAGACAAACTGATCTGTTTTCCCCAATTTAAATCTTTCCGAGCTTTCGACATTTCAATATCCCACTCCCGCGCTCCTTTAATTCCTTTTGCAATATCAGCGCAATGAGCAGCTATACGAGAGACTATTATCCCCTCTTTAACATCTTGAGGCTCTGGAAGTCCCAAATGTTCGGTCGGCGTTACATAACATAAGAAATCAGCCCCTGCAACCGCAGCCAAAGTTCCACCTATAGCAGAAACAACATGATCATAACCTGGGGCAACATCTGTAGGCAACGGACCTAAAACATAAAAGGGGGCCCCACTGCAAAGTTCTTTTTCCATCTTCATTTGTGAAACTATCTGATCAAAAGGAACATGCCCCGGTCCTTCTATAATTACCTGAACACCCTCAGCCCATGCTCGTTTTGTCAATTCACCTAAAATTCTCAATTCTGTAAACTGAGCTTCATCTCCGGCATCAACAATTGAACCGGGCCGCATCCCATCGCCTAAAGAAAGCGTTACATCATATTTTGAGGCAATTTCAACAAGCCTGTCAAAATACCGGTAAAAAGGATTCTCTTTCTCATTTTTAATAATCCATTTTACAAGCATGGCTCCACCCCTGCTTACAACCCCCATAAGCCTCGGATTTTTTTTCAGCTGATGAACAGATTCTATTGTTACCCCGCAATGAACAGTCATAAAATCAACACCTTGTTTAGCCTGATCCTCAACAA from candidate division WOR-1 bacterium RIFOXYB2_FULL_36_35 encodes the following:
- a CDS encoding phosphomethylpyrimidine synthase gives rise to the protein MTQRKEALKGNITSAMKFVAEEETLSPEDILSGLANGTIAIPFNPLHKNCKPIGIGKGLKTKVNANIGTSVDYPNIEDELKKLQVCIDAKADAVMDLSTGGDLNKIRKTILVASPLSLGTVPIYQMAVENKLDDVDAMFDIVEDQAKQGVDFMTVHCGVTIESVHQLKKNPRLMGVVSRGGAMLVKWIIKNEKENPFYRYFDRLVEIASKYDVTLSLGDGMRPGSIVDAGDEAQFTELRILGELTKRAWAEGVQVIIEGPGHVPFDQIVSQMKMEKELCSGAPFYVLGPLPTDVAPGYDHVVSAIGGTLAAVAGADFLCYVTPTEHLGLPEPQDVKEGIIVSRIAAHCADIAKGIKGAREWDIEMSKARKDLNWGKQISLSIDPDKARLIHERRKSKSEDVCSMCGQFCAMKISKEALET